A region from the Prochlorococcus sp. MIT 0603 genome encodes:
- the thiL gene encoding thiamine-phosphate kinase — translation MLENKSESETLNQIGEEKILNRLKKYMDIGQIEDDTALIQNCRKDLIINTDILVENIHFNNTTSFPNAIGWKAVAVNISDLAASGFHEFLGITVGLVCPPSTPWSWVDGVYEGIKNALDTFGGKLLGGDCSNGKQKMLSITAIGTKGILDLHRSNARPGDLLVASGPHGLSRLGLALLISDPIIKDANLSLGLQKKAIKTHQRPEPPVDALKKLLECKPKNLKWKAAAIDSSDGLLEAVESLCKSSECGAILEKNKLPTNKGWPSGSHWDQLCLIGGEDYELIVSLPPRWAQAWIKAMPSSSVIGRMVKGNPKAIWSNGQEIKKEYGINCFKHF, via the coding sequence ATGCTTGAAAACAAAAGTGAAAGTGAAACTCTTAATCAAATCGGTGAAGAAAAAATTCTCAACCGACTCAAAAAATATATGGATATTGGTCAAATTGAAGACGACACAGCATTAATTCAAAATTGCAGAAAAGATTTAATTATTAATACTGACATCCTTGTAGAAAATATTCACTTCAATAACACTACTAGCTTCCCAAATGCCATTGGATGGAAAGCTGTCGCAGTAAATATATCTGATCTTGCTGCAAGCGGGTTCCACGAGTTTCTTGGGATCACAGTTGGATTAGTATGCCCTCCATCAACCCCATGGAGTTGGGTAGATGGAGTTTATGAAGGAATCAAAAATGCATTAGATACATTTGGCGGAAAATTACTAGGCGGTGACTGTTCAAATGGCAAACAAAAAATGTTGTCAATTACTGCGATAGGAACAAAAGGTATTTTGGATCTTCATAGGTCTAATGCAAGGCCAGGTGATTTGCTGGTCGCGAGTGGACCTCATGGCCTAAGTCGTTTAGGACTAGCTTTACTAATATCTGATCCAATTATAAAAGATGCGAACTTATCTCTTGGACTTCAAAAGAAAGCTATTAAGACCCATCAAAGACCTGAACCTCCTGTTGATGCACTGAAGAAACTTCTTGAATGCAAGCCTAAAAATCTCAAATGGAAAGCAGCCGCTATAGACAGCAGTGATGGGCTATTAGAAGCTGTTGAATCTCTATGTAAAAGTAGTGAATGCGGAGCAATCCTTGAAAAGAATAAGCTACCTACTAATAAAGGATGGCCGTCTGGATCTCACTGGGATCAATTGTGCTTAATAGGAGGAGAAGATTATGAACTCATTGTAAGTTTGCCTCCTAGGTGGGCGCAAGCCTGGATAAAAGCAATGCCATCAAGCTCAGTCATAGGAAGAATGGTAAAAGGAAACCCTAAAGCTATTTGGTCAAACGGACAGGAAATTAAAAAAGAGTATGGAATAAATTGTTTTAAGCACTTTTAA
- the pdxA gene encoding 4-hydroxythreonine-4-phosphate dehydrogenase PdxA, with translation MIKTKQKKSFDAKKRIVIALGDPVGIGIEVTLKALGSTELPKEMQPVLVGCTKTIKIIYSKLKAQGISNLVSLEKLDIEDIPFDQVLKEGKPSKQSGKISFEWLTKATEIVLEKKARALVTAPIAKHSWQAAGFNYPGQTERLAELAKIKNPSMMFTAKSPHTSWQLNTLLATTHIPLIDVPKSLSPELITSKLDTLLQFCKKFKQSPRLAIAGLNPHAGEEGKLGCEEIKWLIPVIKQWRAKNPEITLIGPVSPDTCWISNAESWNLQINERAPDGILALYHDQGLIPIKIIAFDFAVNTTLGLPFVRTSPDHGTGFDIAGKGVAKSQSMLSAIKAAWELST, from the coding sequence ATGATCAAAACAAAGCAAAAAAAATCTTTTGATGCAAAAAAGCGAATAGTTATAGCTTTAGGAGATCCAGTTGGAATAGGCATAGAGGTAACTCTGAAAGCACTTGGATCGACAGAGTTACCTAAAGAAATGCAACCGGTACTAGTTGGTTGTACAAAAACTATCAAAATTATTTATTCAAAGCTTAAAGCTCAAGGAATTTCAAACCTTGTTTCTTTAGAAAAATTAGACATAGAGGATATTCCATTTGATCAAGTACTAAAAGAAGGAAAACCTAGTAAGCAATCAGGGAAAATTAGCTTTGAATGGTTAACAAAAGCTACTGAAATTGTTCTTGAAAAAAAAGCACGAGCTCTTGTTACAGCACCAATAGCCAAACATTCTTGGCAGGCTGCAGGTTTTAATTATCCAGGCCAAACAGAACGACTAGCAGAGTTAGCAAAAATAAAAAATCCCTCAATGATGTTTACTGCAAAATCACCTCATACTTCTTGGCAATTAAACACCCTTCTAGCAACCACACATATACCCTTAATTGATGTTCCTAAAAGCCTTTCACCAGAATTAATAACTTCAAAATTGGATACTCTATTGCAATTTTGTAAAAAATTTAAGCAAAGTCCAAGGTTAGCGATAGCTGGCTTAAACCCTCATGCAGGAGAAGAAGGGAAATTAGGGTGCGAAGAAATTAAATGGTTAATACCTGTAATTAAACAATGGAGGGCTAAGAATCCTGAGATCACTCTTATAGGACCTGTATCACCAGACACTTGCTGGATATCAAATGCAGAATCTTGGAACTTACAGATCAACGAAAGAGCTCCTGATGGAATACTTGCTCTATATCACGATCAAGGGTTAATACCAATAAAAATTATTGCTTTTGACTTTGCAGTTAATACAACCTTAGGACTGCCCTTTGTAAGAACATCTCCCGATCATGGAACTGGATTCGATATCGCAGGGAAAGGAGTTGCAAAATCTCAAAGTATGTTGTCTGCAATTAAAGCTGCTTGGGAACTTTCAACTTAA
- the dnaJ gene encoding molecular chaperone DnaJ has translation MADFYDTLGVSRDADADSLKRAYRRLARQYHPDINKEAGAEDRFKEIGRAYEVLGDPDKRARYDQFGEAGLGGSAGMPDMGDMGGFADIFETFFGGAGASGARKQRRGPVQGDDLRYDLTIDFNQAVFGQEREIKIPHLETCDTCNGNGSKPGTGPTNCSTCGGAGQVRRATRTPFGSFTQVSDCPSCGGSGQVISNPCSTCGGQGVKQVRKKLRINIPAGVDTGTRLRVSGEGNAGLRGAPSGDLYVFLKVKSHSRLKREGLNILSEVNVSYLQAILGDTIEIETVDGPTSLQIPSGTQPSAVLTLENKGIPKLGNPVARGNHCVSVNIRIPSRLTDDEKSLLEKLARHYSARGPQNHHHKSGLFSSLFRNNDN, from the coding sequence CGACGGTTGGCTAGGCAATATCATCCTGACATTAATAAAGAAGCTGGAGCGGAAGATCGCTTTAAAGAAATTGGTCGTGCATATGAAGTTTTAGGTGATCCAGATAAGAGAGCTAGATATGATCAATTTGGTGAAGCTGGACTAGGTGGAAGTGCTGGCATGCCTGATATGGGAGATATGGGAGGCTTTGCAGATATTTTTGAAACTTTTTTTGGGGGAGCAGGAGCATCTGGCGCCAGGAAGCAAAGAAGAGGTCCTGTTCAAGGAGATGATTTACGATATGACTTAACTATTGATTTTAATCAAGCTGTATTTGGCCAAGAGAGAGAAATAAAAATCCCTCATTTGGAAACTTGTGATACTTGTAACGGGAATGGTTCAAAGCCAGGAACTGGACCTACAAATTGTTCCACTTGTGGCGGAGCTGGGCAGGTTAGGAGAGCTACCAGAACACCTTTTGGAAGCTTTACTCAGGTTTCTGATTGTCCTAGTTGCGGTGGATCTGGTCAGGTTATTTCAAATCCATGTTCTACTTGTGGCGGGCAGGGAGTAAAGCAAGTACGAAAAAAGCTTAGAATTAATATTCCTGCAGGTGTAGACACTGGCACTAGGTTAAGGGTCTCTGGAGAAGGCAATGCTGGTTTACGAGGTGCCCCTTCTGGAGATTTATATGTCTTTCTGAAAGTCAAAAGTCACTCGCGTTTAAAAAGAGAGGGTTTAAATATTCTCTCAGAAGTTAATGTTAGTTATTTACAAGCAATTCTTGGAGACACAATTGAGATAGAAACTGTTGATGGTCCTACTAGCCTTCAGATTCCTTCAGGTACTCAACCAAGTGCTGTTTTAACCTTAGAAAATAAAGGAATACCCAAACTAGGTAACCCTGTTGCCAGAGGGAATCATTGTGTTTCAGTCAATATTAGGATCCCATCAAGATTGACAGATGATGAGAAATCACTGTTGGAAAAGTTAGCCAGACATTATTCTGCACGTGGACCTCAAAATCATCACCATAAAAGTGGTTTATTTAGTAGTCTTTTTAGAAATAATGATAATTGA
- the efp gene encoding elongation factor P: MISSNDFRTGTTIELDGAVWRVVEFLHVKPGKGSAFVRTKLKAVQSGSVVEKTFRAGEMVPQALLEKAKLQHTYMESGDFVFMDMSTYEETRLTAQQIGESKKYLKEGMEVNVILWKEKPLEVELPNSVVLEVKETDPGVKGDTATGGTKPAILETGAQIMVPLFISVGEKIKVDTRNDSYLGREN, encoded by the coding sequence ATGATTTCAAGTAATGACTTCCGGACTGGTACCACTATTGAATTAGATGGTGCTGTTTGGAGAGTAGTGGAATTCTTACATGTTAAGCCTGGTAAAGGTTCAGCATTTGTTCGTACAAAATTAAAAGCTGTACAAAGCGGAAGTGTTGTAGAAAAAACTTTTCGAGCTGGTGAGATGGTTCCTCAAGCTTTACTTGAAAAGGCTAAACTTCAACATACTTATATGGAATCAGGAGATTTTGTCTTTATGGATATGAGTACCTATGAAGAAACGAGACTTACAGCTCAGCAAATTGGTGAAAGTAAAAAATATCTTAAAGAAGGTATGGAAGTGAATGTAATCTTGTGGAAGGAAAAACCGCTTGAGGTTGAATTGCCAAATTCAGTTGTTTTGGAGGTGAAGGAAACAGACCCTGGAGTTAAGGGCGATACTGCTACAGGAGGTACCAAGCCTGCAATACTTGAAACAGGTGCTCAAATAATGGTTCCTTTATTTATTTCAGTAGGTGAGAAGATCAAAGTAGATACACGTAATGATAGTTATCTAGGTCGGGAGAACTAA
- the murB gene encoding UDP-N-acetylmuramate dehydrogenase: MLYKKIKNCISLSKFTTWKIGGPAQWIAEPSTISEVIELIEWAENKKINYQTIGAGSNLLINDNGLLGLTICTKKVQGCTIDKTTGVIEALGGEPMPNVARKAAREGLHGLEWAVGIPGTIGGASVMNAGAQGNCTADRLISVKVFSTKTKALYEIKNHELNYSYRSSLLQEEKLIVLSARFSLEPGHNPKSITDLTTNNLNHRLKTQPYHLPSCGSVFRNPTGYKAGQIIENLGLKGLRVGGAEISSIHANFIVNKNKASAKDILLLISTIQEKVKEKHGFLLHTEVKKLGFN, from the coding sequence ATGTTGTATAAAAAAATTAAAAATTGTATTTCTCTTTCTAAATTTACTACATGGAAGATTGGTGGTCCAGCACAATGGATCGCCGAACCAAGTACTATAAGTGAGGTCATAGAATTAATCGAATGGGCTGAGAATAAAAAGATTAATTATCAAACAATTGGAGCTGGTTCAAATCTTCTAATAAATGATAATGGCTTGCTAGGGCTAACAATATGCACAAAAAAAGTACAAGGATGCACAATTGATAAAACTACAGGTGTTATTGAAGCTTTAGGAGGGGAACCAATGCCTAATGTAGCTAGAAAAGCTGCAAGGGAAGGACTTCATGGACTCGAATGGGCAGTAGGTATACCAGGAACAATAGGAGGAGCATCTGTTATGAATGCTGGAGCTCAAGGGAATTGCACAGCAGATAGACTCATTTCAGTCAAAGTATTTTCTACAAAAACAAAAGCTTTGTATGAGATAAAAAATCATGAACTTAATTATTCTTACAGAAGTAGTCTTTTACAAGAAGAAAAACTGATTGTGTTATCTGCTCGCTTTTCTCTTGAACCTGGACATAACCCTAAATCAATAACTGATTTAACAACTAATAACCTTAATCATCGCTTAAAAACTCAACCATATCATCTTCCTAGCTGTGGAAGTGTTTTTAGAAATCCTACAGGGTACAAAGCAGGTCAAATAATTGAAAATCTAGGCTTAAAAGGCCTACGAGTAGGGGGAGCAGAAATTTCCTCTATACATGCAAATTTTATAGTCAACAAGAACAAAGCTTCAGCTAAAGACATCTTGCTTCTAATATCAACGATTCAAGAAAAAGTAAAAGAGAAACATGGCTTTTTGCTTCATACAGAAGTAAAGAAGCTTGGTTTCAACTAA
- the accB gene encoding acetyl-CoA carboxylase biotin carboxyl carrier protein — protein MNLDHQQLDHLLATLADSDIQEFCLEGKGFRLEIKRNLPVTSSGSVSGTSSIASNEVSLVPSQIICDPSIGVTASEPLTTSNPPPAVSSSKGEFVEITAPMVGTFYTAPAPGEPVFVEVGSRVSVGQTVCILEAMKLMNELESEVTGEVVEILVENGTPVEFGQPLIKVKPN, from the coding sequence ATGAATCTTGATCATCAACAATTAGATCATCTTTTAGCCACTTTGGCTGATAGTGACATTCAAGAATTCTGTTTGGAAGGGAAGGGTTTTCGCTTGGAAATTAAGCGGAATTTACCTGTTACCTCTTCTGGGTCAGTTTCTGGAACATCCTCTATTGCATCTAATGAGGTGTCTTTAGTGCCTTCACAGATCATTTGTGATCCTTCAATAGGAGTTACAGCCAGCGAGCCACTAACTACTAGTAATCCGCCCCCAGCTGTCTCGTCTTCCAAAGGAGAATTTGTAGAGATTACAGCTCCTATGGTAGGAACCTTTTACACTGCTCCTGCCCCTGGTGAGCCTGTTTTTGTTGAGGTTGGATCACGAGTTTCAGTGGGACAAACTGTATGTATTTTAGAAGCAATGAAATTGATGAATGAATTGGAATCTGAGGTGACTGGTGAGGTTGTTGAAATCCTTGTTGAAAATGGTACTCCTGTTGAATTCGGGCAGCCTTTGATAAAAGTTAAGCCCAATTGA
- the gap gene encoding type I glyceraldehyde-3-phosphate dehydrogenase — translation MTLRVAINGFGRIGRNFMRCWLSRGENTGLDLVGVNVTSDPKTNAHLLKYDSILGQIKDAEIDYTDDTFIINGKTIKCFSDRNPMNLPWKEWGIDLVIESTGVFNTFEGASKHLQVGAKKVILTAPGKGEGVGTFVVGVNADQYRHDDFNVLSNASCTTNCLAPIVKVLDQSFGINKGLMTTIHSYTGDQRILDNSHRDLRRARAAAMNIVPTSTGAAKAVALVYPEMKGKLTGIAMRVPTPNVSAVDLVFESARSITAESINAALKTASESSMKGIIKYGDTPLVSSDYAGTNDSTIVDTALTMAIGDNLGKVVAWYDNEWGYSQRVVDLAEVVAKNWK, via the coding sequence ATGACTTTGCGTGTTGCGATTAATGGATTCGGCCGAATTGGTCGCAACTTCATGAGGTGTTGGTTAAGTCGAGGTGAAAATACAGGACTTGATCTTGTAGGAGTCAACGTCACCTCTGATCCCAAAACAAATGCCCATTTGTTGAAGTATGACTCCATACTTGGACAAATTAAAGATGCTGAAATTGATTACACGGATGACACTTTCATTATCAATGGTAAGACCATAAAATGTTTCTCTGATAGAAACCCAATGAATCTTCCTTGGAAAGAGTGGGGGATTGATTTGGTTATTGAATCTACTGGTGTTTTTAATACATTTGAGGGTGCTAGCAAGCATTTACAAGTTGGAGCAAAAAAGGTGATTCTTACAGCTCCTGGAAAAGGAGAAGGTGTGGGTACTTTCGTTGTTGGAGTAAATGCTGATCAATATCGGCATGATGATTTTAATGTTTTGAGTAATGCAAGTTGTACTACTAATTGTCTTGCACCTATTGTGAAAGTATTGGATCAATCTTTTGGTATTAATAAAGGATTGATGACCACAATCCATAGTTATACCGGCGACCAAAGGATTCTCGATAACAGCCATAGAGATCTTAGAAGAGCTCGTGCTGCTGCAATGAATATTGTTCCTACTTCTACTGGTGCAGCGAAAGCTGTGGCTTTAGTTTATCCAGAAATGAAGGGCAAGTTAACTGGAATTGCCATGCGAGTTCCAACCCCTAATGTTTCTGCTGTTGATTTGGTATTTGAATCTGCGCGTTCAATTACTGCAGAATCAATAAATGCAGCATTAAAAACTGCCTCTGAAAGTTCTATGAAAGGAATTATTAAATATGGCGATACTCCTCTTGTTTCAAGTGATTATGCAGGTACTAATGATTCGACAATCGTAGATACTGCTTTAACTATGGCAATAGGAGATAATTTAGGTAAAGTTGTAGCTTGGTATGATAATGAATGGGGCTACAGTCAAAGAGTTGTTGACTTGGCTGAAGTTGTTGCAAAGAATTGGAAATAA
- the rsgA gene encoding ribosome small subunit-dependent GTPase A: protein MKLDNQSFQGIVVALKANYLIVEINFDELTDISQKFKSSNTIRLLCTKRNRLSYYGFSVSVGDNVLVDSIDWTELRGVITNVKPRKIFISRPPVANFSDLFVVFSCNEPSFDSNQLTRFLVSAEDISKNITIILTKSDLIPKDLLNRYSDRLQKWGYNSISVSILTGEGINNLKEKLKFIKLGVLCGPSGVGKTSLLNYLIPEVSLPISNLSKKLKRGRHTTRHVELFRIYDTIFLADTPGFNQPFLSLEPYKLSKLFPELRDQLDKRNCKFRDCLHLHEPGCIVSKNWERYPIYTKILQEMVNLR, encoded by the coding sequence ATGAAATTAGATAATCAATCTTTTCAAGGAATTGTAGTTGCTTTAAAGGCAAATTATTTAATAGTTGAAATTAATTTTGATGAATTAACTGATATTTCACAAAAATTTAAGAGCAGTAATACAATAAGATTGCTTTGTACTAAAAGAAATCGTTTATCATATTATGGCTTCTCAGTCAGCGTTGGAGATAATGTTTTAGTTGATTCAATTGATTGGACAGAATTAAGAGGAGTTATTACTAATGTTAAGCCTAGAAAAATATTTATATCAAGACCACCTGTTGCTAATTTCAGTGATTTATTTGTAGTCTTTTCTTGTAATGAACCTTCTTTTGACTCAAATCAATTAACTCGTTTCTTAGTTTCAGCGGAAGATATATCTAAAAACATTACGATAATTCTAACAAAAAGTGATCTCATCCCAAAAGATTTGTTGAATAGATATTCTGATAGATTACAAAAATGGGGATACAATTCTATTTCAGTCTCTATTCTTACTGGAGAAGGTATTAATAATTTAAAAGAAAAACTAAAATTTATAAAATTAGGAGTATTATGTGGACCATCAGGTGTAGGTAAAACTAGTTTACTCAATTATTTAATTCCAGAAGTTTCATTACCTATTAGTAATCTATCAAAAAAATTAAAACGTGGTAGGCATACAACAAGACATGTAGAACTTTTTAGAATTTATGATACTATTTTTCTGGCAGATACACCTGGCTTTAATCAACCTTTCTTAAGTTTAGAACCCTATAAACTTTCTAAACTCTTTCCAGAATTGAGAGATCAATTAGATAAACGTAATTGTAAGTTTAGAGATTGTTTACATTTACATGAGCCAGGTTGCATTGTTTCTAAGAATTGGGAGAGATATCCTATATATACTAAAATTCTTCAAGAAATGGTTAATCTTCGTTAG
- a CDS encoding YbaB/EbfC family nucleoid-associated protein: protein MAAFGLPNFGQITEAFKKAQQIQQDAQKLQEELEEMELEGTNEDRTVTVFVSGNQKPMKVMIEDSLLKENKEIIESAILEAMQVAHETSTTNMKNKMQELTGGLNLNLPGITNED, encoded by the coding sequence ATGGCAGCATTCGGACTTCCAAATTTTGGGCAAATAACCGAGGCCTTTAAGAAAGCCCAGCAAATCCAACAAGATGCACAAAAGTTACAAGAAGAGTTGGAGGAAATGGAATTAGAAGGCACTAATGAGGATAGGACTGTTACTGTTTTCGTATCAGGAAATCAAAAGCCTATGAAAGTAATGATCGAAGACTCTCTCTTGAAAGAAAATAAAGAAATTATCGAAAGTGCAATACTTGAAGCAATGCAAGTAGCACATGAAACATCAACAACAAATATGAAAAATAAAATGCAAGAGTTAACAGGTGGTTTAAATCTGAACTTACCAGGAATTACTAACGAAGATTAA
- the murC gene encoding UDP-N-acetylmuramate--L-alanine ligase, whose product MTERRNQQKHFHFIGVGGIGMSGLALVLSKRGYSVSGSDRIYNPSIRNLERIGVTLFKKQESSNIEKLIKENKIYNDELIIVISTAIPKENAELICSYKNKLKILHRSDVLAFLIKKQKSILIAGSHGKTTTSTIIATLMAKNSQDPTAIIGGIIPYYESNAYSGKGEFIIAEIDESDGSISKYSGNISILTNLELDHTDHYKDLEDLKKSIHIFIEQSNHIIANFDCPNLRQCIQSKAIWWSTKNFKDVDYSAIPIEMNGERTIAKYYEKGNLIDKILINLPGEHNLNNILGAISACRQTGIPFNKLKKSLCSLERPQRRFEFKGNWKGRIIVDDYAHHPSEIRETIRMARLIINSKKSNLPNKPERLVVIFQPHRYSRLRDLMLDFANYLGAADFLIIAPIYSAGEKAIKNVNIDILKSFILKKYPKLSISLSGSLTKIIDILQEKTYENDLILIMGAGDITQLSDNLINNELKINI is encoded by the coding sequence TTGACTGAACGAAGAAACCAGCAAAAGCACTTCCACTTCATTGGAGTAGGAGGAATTGGAATGTCCGGTTTAGCTTTAGTTTTATCTAAAAGAGGGTATTCTGTTTCTGGATCAGATAGAATTTATAATCCATCAATAAGAAACTTAGAAAGAATTGGAGTCACTCTTTTTAAAAAACAAGAATCAAGCAATATAGAAAAACTTATAAAAGAAAATAAAATTTATAATGATGAATTAATAATAGTTATTAGCACTGCAATACCAAAAGAAAATGCGGAGCTCATCTGTTCTTATAAAAATAAATTAAAGATCTTACATCGTTCTGATGTTCTTGCTTTTTTAATTAAGAAACAAAAATCAATCCTAATAGCTGGAAGCCATGGAAAAACAACAACAAGTACTATAATTGCTACATTAATGGCAAAGAATAGTCAAGATCCAACTGCAATTATAGGAGGTATTATTCCTTATTATGAAAGCAATGCATATTCAGGTAAAGGTGAGTTTATAATCGCAGAAATAGATGAGTCTGATGGTAGTATATCAAAATATAGTGGAAATATTTCGATATTAACTAACCTTGAACTAGACCATACAGATCACTATAAAGATCTTGAAGATTTAAAAAAATCTATTCATATTTTTATAGAACAATCTAATCATATTATAGCAAATTTTGATTGCCCTAATCTTCGTCAATGCATTCAATCTAAAGCAATATGGTGGTCAACAAAAAATTTTAAGGATGTTGATTATTCTGCAATTCCTATAGAAATGAATGGAGAAAGAACAATTGCAAAATATTATGAAAAAGGAAATTTAATTGATAAAATACTAATCAATCTTCCTGGTGAACATAATTTAAATAATATATTAGGTGCCATCTCAGCTTGTAGGCAAACAGGTATTCCTTTTAACAAGCTTAAAAAAAGTCTTTGCAGTCTTGAAAGACCACAACGTCGTTTTGAATTTAAAGGAAATTGGAAAGGAAGGATAATTGTTGATGATTATGCTCATCATCCAAGTGAAATTAGAGAAACAATCCGAATGGCTAGATTAATAATTAATAGCAAAAAGTCAAATTTACCAAATAAACCTGAAAGACTGGTAGTTATTTTTCAGCCTCATAGATATAGCAGGCTCAGAGACTTAATGCTTGACTTTGCTAATTATTTAGGTGCAGCTGATTTTCTCATTATTGCTCCAATATATAGTGCAGGAGAAAAAGCAATTAAAAATGTAAATATTGATATCCTGAAATCGTTTATATTAAAAAAATATCCAAAACTTTCTATTTCACTATCTGGTAGTCTAACAAAAATCATAGATATTTTACAAGAAAAAACTTATGAGAATGATCTCATATTAATTATGGGGGCTGGTGATATCACACAATTGTCAGATAATCTTATCAACAATGAGCTAAAAATCAACATTTAA
- a CDS encoding sulfurtransferase TusA family protein, with amino-acid sequence MLRYIDLRGTPCPVNFIRCRLELEGLDHNQKLKVDLDRGEPEDMVVSGLTKEGHKIEQILVKNNWIRLIITRNEIR; translated from the coding sequence ATGCTTAGATATATTGATCTTAGAGGTACACCATGTCCCGTTAATTTTATTCGTTGCCGCTTAGAACTTGAAGGCTTAGATCATAATCAGAAATTAAAAGTGGATCTTGATAGAGGTGAACCTGAGGATATGGTTGTGTCAGGTTTAACCAAAGAAGGTCATAAAATAGAACAAATACTTGTTAAGAATAATTGGATTAGATTAATTATTACTCGCAATGAAATTAGATAA
- a CDS encoding peptidylprolyl isomerase encodes MTKKILLLILVTLFIPVGLICVKPVNAALPTGNRVKDPYAILRNSLPIDQKDLREIQHTLEDTSDLIRGNRWPAVNKAASRSQFLVNTRKEQILKSIPNGEKAQAEKILSELTKELTNLNEEASQKDKINFIKTRRISLQKIGKIEALLLPEKFPYTIPPEFNSLPRLLGRANVNIKTTKGDMYAVIDGYNAPLTSGAFIDLAKKGFYNGLPMNRAEEFFVLQTGDPKGPEIGYIDPETKEERHVPLEIRVSGKQDPIYNQTFEELGLYTETPVLPFATLGTLGWAHSEEALDDGSSQFFFFLYEAELNPAGRNLIDGRNAAFGYVVEGEEILNELGVDDEILSIDIVGGSENLLPHA; translated from the coding sequence ATGACAAAAAAAATCCTCCTCCTAATTCTTGTAACACTATTTATTCCAGTAGGGTTGATTTGCGTAAAACCAGTAAACGCTGCACTTCCTACAGGGAATCGTGTAAAAGACCCCTATGCAATATTAAGAAATTCTCTGCCAATTGATCAAAAAGATTTACGAGAAATTCAACACACTCTTGAAGATACTAGTGATTTAATTAGAGGTAATCGATGGCCAGCAGTAAATAAAGCAGCTTCAAGAAGCCAATTCTTAGTAAATACTCGTAAGGAACAAATACTCAAATCAATACCAAATGGAGAAAAAGCTCAAGCTGAAAAAATTTTATCGGAATTAACAAAAGAGCTAACAAATTTAAATGAGGAGGCCAGCCAAAAAGATAAAATTAACTTTATAAAGACTCGTCGCATATCTCTTCAAAAAATTGGAAAGATAGAAGCTTTGCTTTTACCAGAAAAATTTCCATATACAATTCCTCCTGAATTCAATAGCCTCCCTCGCCTTTTAGGGAGAGCAAATGTCAATATTAAAACTACGAAAGGTGATATGTACGCTGTAATTGATGGATATAATGCTCCACTGACTAGTGGTGCATTTATAGATTTAGCTAAAAAAGGTTTTTACAATGGCTTGCCTATGAATAGAGCAGAAGAGTTTTTCGTTCTTCAAACTGGTGATCCTAAAGGCCCTGAAATTGGCTATATAGACCCTGAAACCAAAGAAGAACGTCATGTTCCTCTTGAGATTAGAGTCTCAGGCAAACAAGACCCTATTTACAATCAAACCTTTGAAGAACTTGGCTTATATACAGAAACTCCTGTACTACCCTTTGCAACCCTAGGAACTCTAGGATGGGCTCATTCTGAAGAAGCATTAGATGATGGGTCATCGCAATTTTTCTTTTTTCTCTATGAAGCAGAATTAAACCCTGCTGGAAGAAATTTAATTGATGGAAGGAATGCAGCTTTTGGCTATGTAGTAGAAGGGGAAGAAATTCTGAATGAATTAGGAGTTGATGATGAAATTCTTTCGATAGATATTGTTGGAGGTTCTGAAAACCTTCTTCCACATGCTTGA